The following proteins are encoded in a genomic region of Mycobacteriales bacterium:
- a CDS encoding ABC transporter substrate-binding protein codes for MTDPRTKPVAIAAAAVLVTSLLSVGQVRYELDQQKASGPDALAGAPDQVVVPGESSTTPDGQPIPTASATATTGPGAQQPGSTPGTRPGQTVPGSVPTTVKPGSTVAVPDFGLRTQGVTPTSVKIGLDYNKSGCGDAGALEAALGPAVVGDPEKAVAAFTRHVNDTGGVRGRTLSTVTVDDGGLQCPERNTAAAIEMVDQHKVFMALVGLHPVGDAVLKRKIPIFGGRSTKAEQKSRGIGQFQLFQDADSDFANWASFGRHYLGTSPDGPVEKRACFVHPDTEDFNNQEKILVALMKAEGLSFADVIRYADDASTAQQQATAAVIRMKGKCGQVWFVANNAIGMIFFSNAAEQQDWHPIYTFTGRTALIDAALGGSLMNQNQWVNAIGLSPRIKPGDHPNEDNCTKIYEKYYPGDGQSGSASVLIACIAILTSTEAMERAVDLTGVLTANSLQVGVNAIKRDFYYDAHVPMTYTVPTSLARPFDFTGYDHQTVVRWDRNAGDYSFPEYPKYWSRFGPGKSGGEDLRPLFDDTWKKP; via the coding sequence GTGACGGATCCCCGCACGAAGCCTGTCGCGATCGCGGCTGCCGCAGTCCTCGTGACGTCCCTGCTGTCGGTCGGGCAGGTGCGCTACGAGCTCGACCAGCAGAAGGCGTCCGGCCCCGACGCGCTGGCCGGCGCGCCGGACCAGGTCGTGGTGCCGGGGGAGAGCTCCACGACCCCCGACGGCCAGCCGATCCCCACCGCGTCGGCCACGGCGACGACGGGGCCCGGCGCGCAGCAGCCCGGCTCCACCCCGGGCACGCGCCCGGGTCAGACCGTGCCTGGCAGCGTCCCGACCACGGTGAAGCCCGGCTCTACCGTGGCCGTCCCCGACTTCGGGCTCCGCACCCAGGGCGTCACCCCGACCTCGGTGAAGATCGGTCTCGACTACAACAAGTCCGGCTGCGGCGACGCGGGCGCTCTCGAGGCGGCCCTCGGCCCGGCGGTGGTCGGCGACCCGGAGAAGGCGGTGGCGGCGTTCACCCGCCACGTCAACGACACCGGCGGCGTCCGCGGCCGGACCCTGTCGACCGTCACCGTCGACGACGGCGGCCTGCAGTGCCCCGAGCGCAACACCGCGGCCGCCATCGAGATGGTCGACCAGCACAAGGTCTTCATGGCGCTGGTGGGCCTGCACCCCGTCGGCGACGCGGTCCTCAAGCGCAAGATCCCGATCTTCGGCGGACGCTCGACCAAGGCCGAGCAGAAGAGCCGCGGGATCGGGCAGTTCCAGCTCTTCCAGGACGCCGACAGCGACTTCGCCAACTGGGCCAGCTTCGGTCGCCACTACCTCGGTACGTCGCCGGACGGCCCGGTCGAGAAGCGCGCCTGCTTCGTGCACCCCGACACCGAGGACTTCAACAACCAGGAGAAGATCCTGGTCGCACTGATGAAGGCCGAGGGCCTGTCCTTCGCCGATGTCATCCGCTACGCCGACGACGCCTCGACGGCCCAGCAGCAGGCCACCGCCGCGGTCATCCGGATGAAGGGCAAGTGCGGCCAGGTCTGGTTCGTCGCCAACAACGCGATCGGCATGATCTTCTTCAGCAACGCCGCCGAGCAGCAGGACTGGCACCCGATCTACACCTTCACTGGCCGCACCGCGCTCATCGACGCCGCGCTGGGCGGCTCGCTGATGAACCAGAACCAGTGGGTCAACGCGATCGGGCTGTCGCCGCGCATCAAGCCCGGTGACCACCCCAACGAGGACAACTGCACGAAGATCTACGAGAAGTACTACCCGGGCGACGGCCAGTCCGGCTCGGCATCGGTGCTGATCGCCTGCATCGCCATCCTCACCTCGACGGAGGCCATGGAGCGGGCCGTGGACCTGACCGGGGTGCTCACCGCCAACTCGCTGCAGGTCGGCGTCAACGCCATCAAGCGCGACTTCTACTACGACGCGCACGTCCCGATGACCTACACCGTCCCGACCAGCCTGGCGCGGCCGTTCGACTTCACCGGCTACGACCACCAGACCGTGGTGCGGTGGGACCGCAACGCCGGCGACTACTCCTTCCCGGAGTACCCCAAGTACTGGAGCCGCTTCGGACCGGGGAAGTCCGGTGGCGAGGACCTGCGTCCGCTGTTCGACGACACCTGGAAGAAGCCCTAG
- a CDS encoding ROK family transcriptional regulator encodes MSVTTVLLSNRQMGDVNRSRVLSALCDHGPLSRAELARLAGVPRATIGTIAQGLVDDGLLEESEPVRGSGKVGKPGRPLWFRRDAGICAAVAFGSDAVEAALVNARGDVLIRVEVPCDTARAGSDELVAAVLEGVARAVTGAPAAVLGIGVAVPGVCDPATGTVVGSGPVPGARGRALATALEQAHALPVLVDNDARAQALGEKWFGDGRGVATFASVQTGSGLGVGLVLDGELYRGADGATGELGHTVVALDGEPCSCGLVGCWETVATLRWLRTEAAALGLPGAVSLDAAALVALDSDPARALLARYADHLAVGLVTLVHLLAPTRLLLHGDVVGGGEVLRALVAERVAARSLPHVRESVEVLLSSLDQDASLLGAAGLVLSQRFTLAA; translated from the coding sequence GTGTCGGTGACCACGGTCCTGCTCAGCAACCGGCAGATGGGTGACGTCAACCGCTCCCGGGTGCTCAGCGCGCTGTGCGACCACGGGCCGCTGTCGCGCGCCGAGCTGGCCCGACTCGCGGGCGTCCCTCGCGCCACGATCGGCACCATCGCCCAGGGCCTGGTCGACGACGGGCTGCTGGAGGAGAGCGAGCCGGTGCGCGGTTCGGGCAAGGTCGGCAAGCCCGGCCGGCCGCTGTGGTTCCGCCGCGACGCGGGGATCTGCGCGGCCGTCGCGTTCGGCAGCGACGCCGTCGAGGCCGCGCTCGTCAACGCCCGCGGTGACGTCCTCATCCGCGTCGAGGTCCCCTGCGACACCGCCCGCGCGGGCAGCGACGAGCTGGTCGCCGCCGTCCTCGAGGGCGTCGCCCGCGCGGTCACCGGCGCGCCCGCCGCGGTCCTCGGCATCGGCGTCGCCGTGCCGGGCGTCTGCGACCCCGCCACCGGCACCGTCGTCGGCTCCGGTCCGGTGCCCGGCGCCCGGGGCCGCGCCCTCGCGACCGCGCTCGAGCAGGCCCACGCGCTGCCCGTGCTCGTCGACAACGACGCCCGCGCGCAAGCCCTCGGGGAGAAGTGGTTCGGCGACGGCCGCGGCGTCGCGACCTTCGCGTCGGTGCAGACCGGCTCCGGTCTCGGGGTCGGCCTCGTCCTCGACGGCGAGCTCTACCGCGGCGCCGACGGCGCGACCGGCGAGCTCGGTCACACCGTCGTCGCCCTCGATGGCGAGCCCTGCTCCTGCGGGCTGGTCGGCTGCTGGGAGACCGTCGCGACGCTGCGCTGGCTGCGCACCGAGGCCGCCGCGCTCGGCCTGCCCGGTGCGGTCTCCCTCGACGCCGCCGCGCTCGTCGCCCTCGACTCCGACCCGGCGCGCGCGCTGCTGGCCCGCTACGCCGACCACCTCGCGGTCGGCCTCGTGACGCTGGTGCACCTGCTCGCGCCCACACGACTACTGCTGCACGGCGACGTCGTCGGTGGCGGCGAGGTCCTGCGCGCGCTCGTCGCGGAGCGGGTCGCCGCGCGCTCGCTGCCGCACGTCCGCGAGTCGGTCGAGGTGCTGCTGTCCTCGCTCGACCAGGACGCCAGCCTGCTGGGCGCGGCCGGACTCGTGCTGTCCCAGCGCTTCACCCTGGCGGCCTGA
- a CDS encoding ABC transporter ATP-binding protein, whose protein sequence is MTVLEARGIAVSFGGVKALQGVDLTVEAGEVVGVIGANGAGKTTLFDCLSGITACEGTVLLDGVDVSGAPIHARARAGLGRSFQDARLFHSMSVLDTLRAASERHRPVGSSLLGTLLGGSRVREGEQVATRSAEELVEVFSLGGYRDKLVGELSTGTRRIIDLACLLIARPKVVLLDEPSSGIAQRETEQLAPLLLRVRDDLGCGLVLIEHDMPLVLSLTTRLYALETGRVIAEGEPQDVVRDPAVVRSYLGSDPAAINRSG, encoded by the coding sequence GTGACGGTGCTGGAGGCACGTGGCATCGCAGTGTCCTTCGGTGGGGTCAAGGCGCTGCAGGGCGTCGACCTCACCGTCGAGGCCGGAGAGGTCGTCGGCGTCATCGGGGCCAACGGCGCCGGCAAGACGACGCTGTTCGACTGCCTGTCGGGCATCACGGCCTGCGAGGGCACGGTGCTGCTCGACGGGGTCGACGTGTCAGGCGCCCCGATCCACGCGCGGGCCCGCGCCGGTCTTGGTCGCTCCTTCCAGGACGCGCGGCTCTTCCACTCGATGTCGGTGCTCGACACGCTGCGCGCCGCCTCCGAGCGGCACCGCCCGGTCGGGTCGTCGCTGCTCGGCACCCTGCTCGGTGGCAGCCGCGTCCGCGAGGGCGAGCAGGTCGCGACCCGCAGCGCCGAGGAGCTCGTCGAGGTCTTCTCGCTCGGGGGCTACCGCGACAAGCTCGTCGGCGAGCTCTCCACCGGCACCCGGCGCATCATCGACCTGGCCTGCCTGCTCATCGCGCGGCCCAAGGTCGTGCTGCTCGACGAGCCGTCGTCGGGGATCGCCCAGCGCGAGACCGAGCAGCTCGCCCCGCTGCTGCTGCGGGTGCGCGACGACCTCGGCTGCGGGCTCGTCCTCATCGAGCACGACATGCCGCTGGTGCTCTCGCTCACAACCCGCCTCTACGCCCTCGAGACCGGCCGCGTCATCGCCGAGGGCGAGCCGCAGGACGTCGTGCGCGACCCGGCCGTCGTGCGCTCCTACCTCGGCTCCGACCCCGCCGCCATCAACCGCTCCGGCTGA
- a CDS encoding beta-N-acetylglucosaminidase domain-containing protein, with product MTVHGVLEGFYGEPYADDARLALLAWLPTAGGRDYVYAPKDDPFQRARWREPYPPDRMAHFAELLAAGERHGVRVGFVVSPGLDWAPADEAALVAKLQAFHDLGARLLGVAFDDVPPGGEDLGRVHGEAVAAAVAGLPDDVEWATCPVDYGTDRVTSYLRGFVGALPADVDVYWTGPGILSADVPTSLAQDLSRELGRPLLLADNFPVSDGPMAGLLHLGPYPHRPADLPAALGGLLLNLGPRPVASRLPAAAALRWWADPSQDRTVVWEAELAAVPGLTPLARACRSWLTDPGPDPELLGWALAALDGDGRLEAFLAAGCRDGLPAEWVADLEPWLEAWEWHAMAVPVLLEALRGGSPGAAFTVAEVWRRGLAQERQLFGTRFALYPLTRRDGDAELVDPAGLVRGDTILDAMCREALARLTGARS from the coding sequence GTGACCGTCCACGGCGTGCTCGAGGGCTTCTACGGCGAGCCCTACGCCGACGACGCCCGGCTGGCGCTGCTCGCCTGGCTGCCGACCGCCGGCGGGCGCGACTACGTCTACGCCCCGAAGGACGACCCGTTCCAGCGGGCACGCTGGCGCGAGCCCTACCCACCCGACCGGATGGCCCACTTCGCCGAGCTGCTCGCGGCGGGGGAGCGTCACGGCGTACGCGTCGGCTTCGTCGTCTCACCGGGTCTCGACTGGGCGCCGGCTGACGAGGCCGCACTGGTCGCGAAGCTGCAGGCGTTCCACGACCTCGGGGCGCGGCTGCTCGGGGTGGCCTTCGACGACGTGCCGCCCGGCGGCGAGGACCTCGGGCGGGTCCATGGCGAGGCGGTGGCCGCTGCGGTCGCGGGGCTCCCCGACGACGTGGAGTGGGCGACCTGCCCGGTCGACTACGGCACGGACCGCGTCACGTCGTACCTGCGTGGGTTCGTCGGCGCGCTGCCCGCCGATGTCGACGTCTACTGGACCGGGCCGGGGATCCTGTCGGCCGACGTGCCGACCTCGCTGGCGCAGGACCTGTCGCGCGAGCTCGGGCGGCCGCTGCTGCTCGCCGACAACTTCCCGGTCTCCGACGGGCCGATGGCGGGGCTGCTGCACCTCGGGCCCTACCCGCACCGGCCGGCCGACCTGCCGGCTGCTCTCGGCGGGCTGCTGCTCAACCTCGGCCCGCGACCGGTGGCGTCCCGGCTGCCGGCCGCGGCCGCGCTGCGCTGGTGGGCCGACCCGTCGCAGGACCGGACCGTGGTGTGGGAGGCCGAGCTCGCGGCCGTCCCGGGCCTCACGCCGCTCGCCCGGGCCTGCCGGTCCTGGCTCACCGATCCCGGCCCCGACCCGGAGCTGCTGGGGTGGGCCCTCGCCGCCCTCGACGGCGACGGCCGCCTCGAGGCCTTCCTCGCCGCGGGCTGCCGCGACGGCCTGCCCGCCGAGTGGGTCGCCGACCTCGAGCCCTGGCTCGAGGCCTGGGAGTGGCACGCGATGGCGGTGCCGGTGCTGCTCGAGGCGCTGCGCGGCGGCTCGCCCGGCGCGGCCTTCACCGTCGCCGAGGTCTGGCGGCGCGGCCTCGCGCAGGAGCGGCAGCTGTTCGGGACCCGCTTCGCGCTCTACCCGCTGACCCGGCGCGACGGCGACGCCGAGCTCGTCGACCCCGCCGGGCTCGTCCGCGGTGACACGATCCTGGATGCGATGTGCCGCGAGGCCCTCGCCCGACTGACGGGAGCCCGATCGTGA
- a CDS encoding Gfo/Idh/MocA family oxidoreductase, translated as MTVRVAVVGCGTVARTGHLPSLRLGGDADVVAFASRSARSAELARNAWGSGDATTDWRAAVARPDVDAVHVCVPNVLHHEVALAALRAGKHVLVEKPLTTTLRDADELVALADREGLLLGQCFEGRISPGLQELRRRVPAIGEVERVEVSLGHAGPQSWSADSGWFRDPALSGGGVLIDLGVHVLDALRWTLADLEEVVSAELTGPVEEVASLELRLVGGTPASVVVSWQAPEQQFSFRFTGARGTLEVDGGRLLQDGAEVEVGQPELRGTAGAFARSVATGSPLVADGRDGRAALAAVLAGYESARTGAPVTVA; from the coding sequence ATGACCGTCCGCGTCGCCGTCGTCGGGTGCGGCACCGTCGCGCGCACCGGTCACCTGCCGTCGCTGCGCCTGGGCGGCGACGCCGACGTCGTGGCCTTCGCGAGCCGAAGCGCCCGCAGTGCCGAGCTCGCCCGCAACGCGTGGGGGTCGGGCGACGCGACGACCGACTGGCGGGCCGCCGTCGCGCGCCCCGACGTCGACGCGGTGCACGTCTGCGTGCCCAACGTGCTGCACCACGAGGTGGCTCTCGCTGCGCTGCGGGCCGGCAAGCACGTCCTCGTCGAGAAGCCGCTCACCACGACGCTGCGCGACGCCGATGAGCTCGTCGCCCTCGCCGACCGGGAGGGGCTGCTGCTGGGTCAGTGCTTCGAGGGCCGCATCTCGCCCGGCCTGCAGGAGCTGCGCCGCCGCGTGCCGGCCATCGGTGAGGTCGAGCGCGTCGAGGTCTCGCTCGGCCACGCCGGTCCGCAGTCCTGGTCTGCGGACAGCGGGTGGTTCCGCGACCCCGCGCTGTCCGGGGGTGGGGTCCTCATCGACCTGGGCGTGCACGTCCTCGACGCCCTGCGCTGGACGCTCGCCGACCTCGAGGAGGTCGTGTCGGCCGAGCTGACCGGGCCGGTCGAGGAGGTGGCGTCGCTGGAGCTGCGCCTCGTCGGTGGCACCCCGGCGTCGGTGGTCGTCTCGTGGCAGGCGCCCGAGCAGCAGTTCTCGTTCCGCTTCACGGGGGCGCGCGGCACCCTGGAGGTGGACGGCGGCCGACTGCTGCAGGACGGCGCCGAGGTCGAGGTCGGGCAGCCCGAGCTGCGGGGGACCGCCGGAGCCTTCGCCCGGTCGGTCGCGACCGGCTCGCCGCTCGTCGCGGACGGCCGCGACGGACGGGCCGCGCTCGCCGCAGTCCTCGCGGGCTACGAGTCGGCCCGCACCGGGGCGCCGGTGACGGTCGCGTGA